A DNA window from Christiangramia salexigens contains the following coding sequences:
- a CDS encoding universal stress protein gives MKKILVPVDFSKHSEYALEVAANIAKKHNATINVLHMMGLAESFLTKDQTNEVFNGMYFMKLAKLKFSEFLNKDYLEGVTITQTIRNYKVFREVNDVAKEFGAELIVMGSHGTTGFQDVFIGSNTQKVIRTSETPVLIVKDRMKDFKLKKGVFLTDFDLNSIGAFKEAQIIFEQLGAKLKLLFINLPEKFMSTVEIHKKAEIFREEANLDKGSFDKMLELYNDYSLERGAFNYCKELKADIIGVATHGRKGLGHFFYGSTGEDVANHSSIPVLTFKI, from the coding sequence ATGAAAAAGATCCTGGTTCCCGTAGATTTCTCGAAACATTCTGAATATGCTCTTGAAGTAGCTGCCAATATTGCAAAAAAGCATAATGCAACCATTAATGTTTTACATATGATGGGGCTAGCAGAAAGTTTTCTTACCAAAGATCAAACTAACGAGGTATTCAATGGCATGTACTTTATGAAACTTGCAAAACTGAAATTTTCCGAATTTTTGAATAAAGATTATCTGGAAGGAGTCACAATAACCCAAACGATTAGAAATTATAAGGTTTTTAGGGAAGTTAATGACGTAGCAAAAGAATTTGGAGCAGAACTTATAGTAATGGGCTCACATGGCACCACAGGCTTTCAGGACGTGTTTATAGGCTCAAACACCCAGAAGGTGATAAGAACTTCAGAAACGCCTGTCCTAATCGTTAAAGACAGAATGAAGGACTTTAAATTGAAGAAGGGAGTTTTTCTTACCGATTTCGATCTTAATAGTATCGGAGCATTTAAAGAAGCCCAAATTATTTTTGAACAGCTAGGCGCGAAATTAAAGTTACTTTTTATTAACCTGCCCGAGAAATTTATGAGTACAGTAGAAATACACAAAAAAGCAGAAATATTCCGCGAAGAAGCTAACTTGGATAAAGGTAGCTTTGATAAAATGCTGGAATTATACAATGACTACAGCTTAGAACGAGGAGCTTTTAATTACTGTAAAGAACTGAAAGCTGATATTATTGGAGTGGCTACACATGGCCGGAAAGGTTTGGGTCACTTCTTTTATGGAAGCACAGGTGAGGATGTCGCAAATCACTCTTCTATCCCTGTACTTACTTTTAAAATCTAG
- a CDS encoding hybrid sensor histidine kinase/response regulator transcription factor, which yields MRHFKFRILYSLLFAMGVSGIVTGQDYRSVQRVEAVEAFLRADDVHLQQDNQENLWITTPVKVLKYNSARLKVYNKFTGVPDEIGKHFLSTYTDSENKIWLAGDLGLAVYNRKYDRFDFVSSTPGRIYTMLEDEANQLWIAAENGIFKLKTDSNEKDYSISRFLSQNTMAAAVTSYNNHIIFAGPNGILTINRKSGKINQLDLGYNRDIEITSAVTLNDGVLFGTRENGLFKTDPQFKRILSINSLPYAISRDEITGLERFNDEVLVGTKNKGVLRLNSRLQLIEESASNYPSRISGIYLNDKNLLWMVSNEGLFIKNFSANTVERLSSQTDSYSGISDNFITASSADANGNIWFGHGDGLSIWKVSSNRWQHIRNLNYQINFKKPDVVRDLLSVGNYMWVATANDGVYKVNINNLSRAHYSTNSNLKTKIQSANTLFSDSRKSVWIGGEDGYLTQIKANSIIKNFPLKGVKALAELGPKQIIVATKSRMHSLNPVSGRIIDLEKLFSSENLPYYSINDLKITQDGRGLIATEGAGMIIYDFEKEEFDILDMEDDLPSNNIVDIKIITNDEFWISTDKGLTYYNAEENTARLFTEVNGLSTNKLTSELVELNEYKWVLGSSKGINIFKPRELLAQMDIKPILQLESLEILSNSDDDNNEFKLTSNKEIPLSEDNGFQIKFNGISHLNPESIKYSWKLEGVDEGWTEASGNNSVNYAGLSPGAYTFKVRAKLGNGGWTESKEVRLNVTEAVGGISTVYPFMGVSVLAMIGIFAFIFIKRSKAADLQAKNLLREKLRKEFRDPVKSAVTSLSKISETADANKGEDLQRYAARFDELFNQILNFSYEESAYQITRIDLKSHIPQLTKDFKPVLDQKKIELIINDQWSSSEFYFDRETLDKIFFSLISASASYSVKRGKIIVNLIETSIGDLKLQFTDNGRGIPLSQLKILEKKNPEIKNIRFRDKNGAQHVLQAKELVLKSGGSFSYESEKNEGATFTVVLKNRKEDFRPVTMPPKEEVLNEEVKMTAFPTEIKEFSESKILIIENDTETRDLLVKNIGKYCQIYQASTAEEGIEKAGMIFPDIIMTATVLPDMNAFQLTKKLKSNIGLNHINIFLVADDDQPIGKDQMEELTEVIRKPVDVNLMLSRLAHILSWQKKLRNSYVQSYINGTEQEYRSESDEKFLANLIDIIVQNVTNENFSVHDLSAKMSLSSNALFMKLKSLVDLSPQDFMEFTRLNYARNLMETGDMNVMEVAYKSGFSSPKLFYSSFKKFFGYLPTDTLEEKPI from the coding sequence TTGAGGCATTTTAAATTTAGAATTCTGTACTCTCTGCTTTTTGCAATGGGAGTCTCTGGTATAGTTACCGGGCAGGATTATAGATCGGTACAAAGGGTTGAAGCAGTTGAAGCATTTTTAAGAGCAGACGACGTGCACCTTCAACAGGATAATCAGGAGAATTTATGGATCACCACTCCGGTAAAAGTTCTGAAATACAATTCAGCCAGGCTGAAAGTTTATAATAAATTCACCGGAGTACCCGATGAAATTGGTAAGCATTTTCTCTCTACCTATACAGATTCTGAAAACAAGATCTGGCTTGCAGGAGATTTAGGACTTGCTGTTTATAATAGGAAATATGACAGGTTTGACTTTGTGAGCAGTACCCCGGGGAGAATATATACCATGCTTGAGGATGAAGCAAACCAATTATGGATAGCTGCCGAAAATGGGATCTTCAAACTTAAAACAGATTCAAACGAAAAAGATTATTCTATTTCTCGGTTCCTTTCACAAAATACCATGGCCGCAGCTGTCACCTCTTATAATAATCACATCATTTTTGCAGGACCCAATGGCATTTTAACGATTAACAGAAAATCCGGGAAAATTAATCAATTGGATCTGGGGTACAATCGTGATATTGAAATTACTTCAGCGGTTACCCTGAATGATGGTGTTCTATTTGGAACAAGGGAAAACGGTTTATTTAAAACCGATCCTCAGTTTAAAAGGATCCTTTCCATAAACTCGCTTCCATATGCCATTAGCAGAGATGAGATCACAGGCCTGGAAAGGTTTAATGATGAAGTTTTGGTAGGTACTAAAAATAAGGGTGTTCTTAGGCTGAATTCCAGGCTTCAATTAATTGAAGAGTCTGCTTCAAATTATCCCTCGCGGATTTCTGGCATTTACCTCAATGATAAGAATCTGTTATGGATGGTGTCTAATGAAGGTTTATTTATAAAGAATTTTTCTGCCAATACAGTTGAGCGACTTAGTAGTCAAACAGACTCATATTCGGGCATTTCAGACAATTTTATTACTGCTTCTTCAGCCGATGCCAATGGTAATATCTGGTTTGGTCATGGTGATGGTCTGAGCATATGGAAAGTAAGTTCCAACAGATGGCAACATATTAGAAACCTTAATTATCAGATTAATTTTAAAAAGCCCGATGTTGTTCGGGACCTGCTTTCTGTTGGGAATTATATGTGGGTGGCTACAGCCAATGATGGAGTCTACAAGGTTAATATCAATAACTTATCACGAGCACATTATTCCACAAACTCTAATCTTAAAACTAAGATTCAGTCGGCTAATACGTTATTTTCAGATTCAAGAAAAAGTGTTTGGATTGGAGGAGAGGATGGGTATTTGACACAGATAAAGGCCAATTCTATCATTAAGAATTTTCCGCTGAAAGGTGTTAAAGCTTTAGCTGAATTAGGCCCGAAACAGATCATTGTTGCTACTAAATCCAGAATGCATTCCCTTAATCCGGTTTCGGGAAGAATAATAGACCTTGAGAAGCTTTTTTCTAGTGAAAATCTGCCTTATTATTCAATAAATGACCTGAAAATCACTCAGGACGGTAGAGGCCTAATTGCTACAGAAGGCGCCGGCATGATCATTTATGATTTTGAAAAGGAAGAATTCGATATACTGGATATGGAAGACGATCTGCCTTCCAATAATATTGTGGATATCAAGATTATCACCAATGATGAATTTTGGATCTCTACAGATAAAGGTCTTACCTATTATAACGCAGAGGAGAATACCGCCCGACTTTTTACTGAAGTAAACGGACTCAGTACAAATAAACTAACTTCAGAACTAGTTGAATTGAACGAATACAAATGGGTTCTTGGTAGCTCTAAAGGTATAAACATATTTAAACCGAGAGAGCTACTGGCGCAGATGGATATTAAGCCGATACTGCAATTGGAAAGCCTTGAGATATTATCAAATTCAGATGACGATAATAATGAATTTAAGCTTACTTCAAATAAAGAGATCCCTTTAAGTGAGGACAATGGATTTCAGATTAAATTCAATGGAATTTCTCACCTTAATCCTGAAAGCATCAAATACTCATGGAAACTGGAAGGGGTAGATGAGGGATGGACGGAAGCTTCCGGGAACAACAGCGTAAATTACGCGGGGCTTAGTCCTGGAGCATATACATTTAAAGTACGGGCAAAATTAGGTAATGGAGGCTGGACAGAGTCCAAAGAAGTTAGACTAAATGTTACCGAAGCCGTTGGTGGGATTAGCACGGTCTATCCGTTTATGGGGGTTAGTGTACTTGCAATGATCGGTATTTTTGCTTTTATATTTATTAAGCGTTCCAAAGCTGCAGATCTTCAGGCGAAAAATCTATTAAGAGAAAAATTAAGAAAGGAATTCAGGGATCCGGTTAAGAGTGCCGTGACCTCACTTAGCAAAATTTCTGAAACTGCCGATGCTAATAAGGGGGAGGACCTGCAAAGGTATGCTGCAAGGTTTGATGAACTATTCAATCAGATCCTTAACTTTAGTTATGAGGAATCGGCCTATCAAATTACCCGAATAGACCTAAAATCACATATTCCTCAGCTGACTAAAGATTTTAAGCCGGTTCTTGATCAAAAGAAAATAGAATTAATTATAAATGACCAATGGAGTAGTTCAGAATTTTATTTTGATCGGGAGACTTTAGATAAAATTTTCTTTAGTCTTATCTCTGCGAGCGCGAGTTATTCAGTTAAACGAGGTAAGATAATCGTGAACCTTATAGAAACCAGTATAGGAGATCTTAAGCTTCAGTTTACAGATAATGGAAGGGGAATACCATTGTCGCAGTTAAAGATCCTTGAGAAAAAGAATCCCGAAATAAAGAATATTCGTTTCCGCGATAAGAATGGGGCGCAACATGTGCTTCAGGCCAAGGAACTGGTTTTAAAGAGTGGTGGTAGCTTTAGCTATGAAAGTGAAAAGAATGAAGGGGCAACCTTTACAGTGGTTCTAAAAAACCGAAAGGAAGATTTTAGACCTGTGACTATGCCTCCAAAAGAGGAGGTTTTAAATGAGGAGGTCAAAATGACTGCTTTTCCAACAGAGATCAAAGAGTTTAGTGAAAGCAAGATCCTTATCATTGAAAATGATACCGAAACGCGTGATCTTCTGGTTAAAAATATTGGAAAATACTGCCAGATCTATCAGGCTTCAACAGCGGAGGAAGGCATAGAAAAAGCGGGGATGATCTTTCCTGATATTATAATGACGGCTACGGTCTTACCAGATATGAATGCCTTTCAATTAACAAAAAAGCTTAAAAGCAATATAGGCTTGAATCATATCAATATTTTTCTGGTTGCAGACGATGATCAACCAATTGGAAAAGATCAAATGGAAGAGCTTACAGAGGTTATTAGAAAACCGGTAGATGTGAATTTGATGTTGTCCAGATTAGCACATATTCTCTCCTGGCAGAAGAAATTGCGTAATTCATATGTACAATCTTATATCAACGGTACAGAGCAGGAATACAGGAGTGAGAGTGATGAAAAGTTTCTGGCCAACCTTATAGATATAATAGTGCAGAATGTAACTAACGAAAATTTTAGCGTGCATGACCTTAGTGCCAAGATGAGTCTTAGTAGTAATGCATTATTCATGAAGCTTAAGAGCCTGGTAGACCTCTCACCGCAAGACTTTATGGAGTTTACCAGATTGAATTATGCGCGAAATCTCATGGAAACCGGAGATATGAATGTTATGGAGGTAGCCTATAAATCAGGTTTCTCCAGTCCTAAATTATTCTATAGTTCCTTTAAGAAGTTCTTTGGCTATTTGCCAACAGATACTTTAGAGGAGAAACCGATCTAG
- a CDS encoding glycoside hydrolase family 31 protein, with protein sequence MITNTELEHKGNLYPAGLVSFDHDQDTVSFLSKNGVRLNITVLRDNMLRFRYATNGIFEDDFSYAVDKDHPHGFNHLKVEEHETHVVITTEKFICKVAKVDLRVGMYELTGKPIVEDELGFHWEESFEFGGNFVKMSKASKDQENFFGLGDKPTNFNLKGKRLSLWNTDQYAYGKDTAELYKAVPYYMGLHNNIGYGIFFDNTFKTHFDFCHERRNVTSFWADGGEMNYYFIYGPQLSDVLTTYTDLTGKPELPPMWALGFHQCKWSYYPESKVKEITSKFRELNFPCDAIYLDIDYMEGFRCFTWNNDYFPDPKRMVQELEEDGFKTVAIIDPGIKIDLDYSVFKEGLENDYFCRRADGPYMRGKVWPGECYFPDFTNPEVREWWSGLYRELIGEIGVKGVWNDMNEPAVMEVPGKTFPFDVRHDYDGHKCSHRKAHNVYGMQMARATYEGVKKYNFPKRPFIITRANYSGGQRYTSTWTGDNVATWEHLWLANVQIQRLCVSGMSFAGSDIGGFAEQPSGELYTRWLQLGIFHPFCRVHSSGDHGEQEPWFFGDDVLEISRKFVELRYQLLPYLYTAFYKYVEEGMPILKPLVYHDQEDVQTHYRSDEFIFGNQFLVCPIQEPNVQGRRMYFPRGKWYNFWNDTLVTGGREMWVDAPLESMPIFVKEGAIIPKYPVQQYVDEKKIEQMSLDIYYKLGKENSEFYEDSHDGYEYRQGGFSLRTFKLTGKDDEVIVQQHKHGKYASTYDTFKLTFHGVPFEIRKVFFENEEVNLEDLQYNAEDQTMIVSKDFSELHLVG encoded by the coding sequence ATGATTACCAATACAGAACTCGAACATAAAGGAAACTTATATCCTGCAGGTTTGGTCTCGTTTGACCATGACCAGGATACTGTAAGTTTTCTTTCCAAGAACGGAGTGAGGCTGAATATTACAGTGCTTCGTGATAATATGCTGCGCTTCAGGTACGCCACTAATGGAATATTTGAAGACGATTTTTCCTATGCCGTAGATAAGGATCACCCACATGGGTTTAATCATTTAAAGGTTGAGGAACATGAAACCCATGTTGTAATTACCACAGAAAAGTTTATCTGTAAAGTTGCCAAAGTAGACCTACGGGTTGGCATGTATGAACTTACCGGAAAACCTATTGTTGAAGATGAACTTGGATTTCACTGGGAAGAGAGTTTCGAATTTGGAGGAAACTTTGTAAAAATGAGCAAAGCTTCAAAAGATCAGGAGAACTTCTTTGGTCTTGGAGATAAGCCAACTAACTTCAATTTAAAAGGCAAAAGGCTAAGCCTGTGGAATACTGACCAGTATGCATATGGAAAAGACACAGCTGAACTTTACAAAGCGGTTCCTTATTATATGGGACTTCATAACAATATAGGTTATGGGATCTTTTTTGATAACACCTTCAAAACGCACTTTGATTTCTGCCACGAAAGAAGGAATGTAACAAGCTTCTGGGCAGATGGGGGTGAGATGAATTATTATTTCATCTATGGACCTCAGCTTTCCGATGTACTTACGACCTATACAGATCTTACCGGAAAACCGGAATTACCGCCAATGTGGGCTCTAGGTTTTCACCAGTGTAAATGGAGCTACTATCCGGAAAGCAAGGTTAAGGAGATCACTTCAAAATTTCGGGAGTTAAATTTCCCTTGTGATGCGATCTATCTGGATATAGATTATATGGAGGGATTCCGTTGCTTTACCTGGAACAATGATTATTTCCCCGATCCAAAGAGAATGGTTCAGGAACTGGAAGAAGACGGCTTTAAAACAGTTGCCATTATAGATCCGGGTATAAAAATAGATCTTGATTACAGCGTATTTAAGGAAGGTTTGGAAAATGATTATTTCTGCCGTAGAGCAGACGGACCTTATATGCGTGGGAAAGTTTGGCCCGGTGAATGTTATTTCCCCGATTTCACAAATCCTGAAGTAAGGGAATGGTGGAGCGGCCTATACAGAGAACTAATAGGCGAGATAGGTGTTAAAGGTGTATGGAATGACATGAATGAGCCGGCAGTAATGGAAGTGCCTGGAAAAACCTTCCCATTTGACGTGCGACATGATTATGACGGACATAAATGTAGTCATCGTAAAGCTCATAATGTTTATGGGATGCAAATGGCACGGGCGACTTATGAAGGAGTAAAAAAGTACAATTTTCCTAAAAGACCATTTATAATTACCAGAGCGAATTATTCAGGAGGCCAGCGTTATACCTCAACCTGGACAGGAGATAATGTCGCTACCTGGGAGCATTTATGGCTTGCTAATGTACAGATCCAAAGATTATGTGTGAGCGGGATGAGCTTTGCAGGATCGGATATTGGAGGCTTTGCCGAACAACCATCAGGTGAATTATATACCCGTTGGCTGCAGTTGGGAATTTTCCATCCTTTCTGTAGGGTTCACTCTTCAGGAGATCACGGCGAACAGGAACCATGGTTCTTTGGTGATGATGTCCTTGAGATCAGTCGTAAATTCGTGGAGTTAAGATATCAGCTATTACCATATTTGTACACTGCATTCTACAAATACGTAGAAGAAGGTATGCCAATTTTAAAGCCTTTGGTTTATCACGATCAGGAAGATGTACAAACCCATTACAGATCTGATGAATTTATCTTTGGAAACCAATTTTTGGTGTGTCCAATCCAGGAACCTAATGTTCAGGGCAGAAGAATGTATTTCCCTCGTGGAAAATGGTATAACTTCTGGAATGACACTTTAGTTACCGGTGGTCGTGAAATGTGGGTAGACGCTCCATTAGAAAGCATGCCTATCTTTGTTAAGGAAGGAGCTATTATTCCAAAATATCCTGTTCAGCAGTATGTAGATGAGAAGAAGATCGAGCAAATGTCTCTGGATATCTATTATAAACTAGGAAAGGAAAACTCAGAATTCTATGAAGATTCTCATGATGGCTACGAATATCGTCAGGGAGGATTTAGCCTACGTACATTCAAGTTAACCGGAAAAGACGATGAGGTGATCGTACAGCAGCATAAACATGGAAAATATGCTTCAACTTATGATACCTTCAAACTTACGTTCCACGGAGTACCATTTGAAATTAGAAAAGTATTCTTTGAAAATGAAGAAGTGAACCTGGAAGATCTTCAGTATAATGCAGAAGATCAAACTATGATCGTAAGTAAAGATTTTAGTGAACTACATCTGGTAGGTTAA
- the glgB gene encoding 1,4-alpha-glucan branching protein GlgB: protein MKKEVQVHSFFSDFDISLFKAGKHFRLYEKFGAHITEIDGVKGVYFAVWAPSAKKVSVIGDFNYWNEEEHPLNVRWDESGIWEGFIPGVEKGNKYKYKIESSHNGEKLEKADPYALKCEHPPNTASIVWELDYKWKDKKYLSTRKEVNSLDKPFSIYEVHLGSWRKNVLENRSLTYKEMASELVDYVKDLGFTHVEFMPVMEHPYAPSWGYQITGYFAPTSRFGDPQDFMSLVEAFHKAGIGVILDWVPSHFPQDAHGLGRFDGTHVYEHPDPRKGYHPDWKSLIFNYGRNEVRSFLISNAIFWLDKYHIDGLRVDAVASMLYLDYSREDGEWEPNEQGGRENLDAISLFKELNKEIYGSFEGVQTIAEESTSFPMVSRPVDMGGLGFGMKWMMGWMHDTLEYFKKDPIYRKYHQNDITFSMTYTFTENFCLPLSHDEVVYGKKSLLGRMPGDEWQRFANLRLLYSYMFTHPGAKLLFMGAEIGQGEEWNFDTSLGWHLLDYPNHKGIQDTMRALNQLYKTQPALHENQFTQEGFEWIAYDDHQNSVLSYIRKGKSAKDKLVIACNFTPSILENYKIGLPNGGKLKEIFNSDDKKFGGTGIKNKQIKINKDNFHGKDFSAEINVPPLGAVVFQLL from the coding sequence ATGAAGAAAGAAGTACAAGTACATTCTTTTTTTTCCGATTTCGATATATCACTTTTCAAGGCTGGAAAACACTTCCGCTTATATGAAAAATTTGGAGCTCACATTACCGAGATCGATGGAGTAAAAGGCGTTTATTTCGCCGTTTGGGCTCCCTCGGCAAAAAAAGTTTCGGTAATTGGAGATTTTAATTACTGGAACGAGGAAGAGCATCCTCTAAATGTTAGATGGGATGAGAGTGGTATTTGGGAAGGCTTTATTCCTGGTGTGGAAAAAGGAAATAAATATAAATACAAGATCGAATCCAGCCATAATGGTGAAAAGCTCGAAAAAGCCGATCCTTATGCACTCAAATGTGAGCACCCGCCAAATACTGCATCTATAGTTTGGGAGCTGGATTATAAATGGAAGGATAAAAAATACCTGTCTACCAGAAAGGAAGTAAACTCCCTGGATAAACCTTTTTCCATCTATGAAGTACATTTGGGTTCCTGGAGAAAAAATGTGCTCGAGAACCGATCGCTGACCTATAAAGAAATGGCCAGCGAATTGGTAGATTACGTTAAAGATCTTGGATTCACTCATGTTGAGTTTATGCCGGTTATGGAACACCCTTATGCGCCATCCTGGGGATATCAGATCACCGGTTATTTCGCACCTACTTCCAGATTTGGAGACCCTCAGGATTTTATGAGCTTAGTCGAGGCCTTTCATAAGGCAGGAATAGGCGTAATTCTGGACTGGGTACCTTCACATTTCCCGCAAGACGCCCATGGCCTTGGCCGATTTGATGGCACACATGTTTATGAACACCCGGATCCCAGAAAGGGGTACCACCCAGATTGGAAAAGCCTGATCTTTAATTACGGAAGAAATGAAGTTAGATCATTTCTTATAAGTAATGCAATTTTCTGGCTGGACAAATATCATATAGACGGACTGAGAGTAGACGCAGTGGCATCCATGCTTTACCTCGATTATTCGCGTGAAGACGGAGAATGGGAGCCAAATGAACAGGGTGGTCGTGAAAACCTGGATGCTATAAGTTTGTTCAAAGAACTCAACAAGGAAATTTACGGAAGCTTTGAAGGTGTGCAAACCATTGCAGAAGAATCCACTTCTTTCCCGATGGTATCAAGACCTGTGGATATGGGTGGACTTGGTTTCGGCATGAAATGGATGATGGGATGGATGCATGATACTTTAGAATATTTCAAAAAAGATCCAATCTACAGGAAATATCACCAAAATGACATCACCTTTAGTATGACCTATACCTTTACAGAAAACTTTTGCTTGCCTTTAAGTCATGATGAAGTTGTGTACGGGAAGAAGTCATTGCTCGGCAGGATGCCCGGTGATGAATGGCAAAGATTTGCAAATCTGAGATTGCTTTACTCCTATATGTTCACCCACCCCGGAGCCAAATTATTATTTATGGGTGCCGAAATTGGACAGGGTGAAGAATGGAATTTTGACACCAGTCTGGGATGGCATTTGCTGGATTATCCAAACCACAAAGGTATTCAGGATACAATGAGGGCTTTAAACCAATTATATAAAACCCAGCCCGCCCTTCATGAAAATCAATTTACTCAGGAAGGATTTGAATGGATCGCGTATGATGATCATCAAAATTCGGTCTTAAGCTATATAAGAAAAGGAAAGTCTGCTAAAGATAAGCTCGTGATCGCGTGTAATTTCACTCCTTCGATACTGGAAAACTATAAAATAGGCCTGCCTAATGGCGGAAAATTAAAAGAGATCTTCAATTCTGATGATAAAAAATTCGGAGGAACAGGGATTAAGAACAAACAAATTAAAATAAATAAAGACAACTTTCACGGAAAGGATTTTTCAGCAGAAATAAATGTCCCTCCGCTTGGTGCAGTGGTTTTTCAATTATTATAA
- a CDS encoding c-type cytochrome has protein sequence MYFYSNTKNQVFSFRFCFAVLATLSLLITTSCNDKNYDKVPAEEVKMTKADSIKRGKYLVQTIGCHDCHSPKKMTERGPQEIPELALSGHPSNDTLPPFSMESVKNGYMLMSGDLTASIGPWGVSFAANLTSDETGLGNWTMAQWKTAMKEGKFKGQKNGRMILPPMPWENFGKLTEEDLESMFKYLKSTKPVKNAVPAPIPPNKLDSLRTI, from the coding sequence ATGTATTTCTATTCCAACACCAAAAATCAGGTGTTTTCATTCAGGTTTTGTTTCGCTGTTTTAGCTACACTTAGCCTTTTGATCACCACCTCCTGTAATGACAAAAATTATGACAAAGTACCGGCCGAAGAGGTTAAAATGACCAAAGCCGATAGTATTAAACGCGGAAAATATCTTGTACAGACCATTGGATGTCATGATTGTCATTCGCCAAAAAAAATGACTGAACGCGGTCCACAGGAAATCCCTGAATTAGCCTTATCCGGGCATCCGTCTAATGACACTTTACCTCCCTTTAGCATGGAATCTGTGAAAAATGGTTATATGCTAATGTCTGGAGACTTGACTGCTTCCATCGGTCCTTGGGGAGTTTCTTTTGCAGCCAATTTAACCTCAGACGAAACCGGTCTGGGAAACTGGACTATGGCACAATGGAAGACGGCGATGAAAGAGGGTAAATTCAAAGGGCAGAAAAACGGAAGAATGATCCTTCCTCCCATGCCCTGGGAGAATTTTGGAAAGTTAACCGAAGAGGATCTTGAATCTATGTTCAAGTATTTAAAAAGCACAAAACCGGTTAAAAATGCCGTACCGGCGCCCATCCCACCAAACAAATTGGATAGTTTAAGGACTATATAA
- a CDS encoding RNA methyltransferase, whose product MKIDTLEQGFFGIGIQNGKTPENLGVLWRSAQNMGASYIFTIGNRYAKQACDTHKAVGAMPYFHYESFEDFYAHLPKGAMLVGVELTDEAVPLESFKHPRRCVYLLGAEDHGLSNEAIEKAHHLVKFKSTLSLNVSVAGSIVMYDRGLKTEFST is encoded by the coding sequence ATGAAAATAGATACTCTGGAACAAGGTTTCTTTGGAATAGGAATTCAAAATGGAAAGACTCCCGAAAATCTCGGGGTGTTATGGCGATCTGCCCAAAATATGGGAGCGAGTTATATATTTACGATAGGGAACAGGTATGCAAAACAAGCCTGTGATACTCACAAGGCAGTGGGAGCAATGCCTTATTTTCATTACGAAAGCTTTGAAGATTTTTATGCGCATTTACCTAAAGGCGCAATGTTGGTAGGAGTGGAGTTGACAGATGAAGCGGTTCCACTGGAGAGTTTTAAACATCCACGGCGCTGTGTGTATTTGCTTGGGGCTGAAGATCATGGATTATCCAATGAAGCGATAGAAAAGGCTCATCATCTTGTGAAATTTAAATCTACTCTAAGTTTGAATGTATCGGTAGCCGGGAGTATTGTGATGTATGACAGGGGGTTGAAGACAGAATTTTCTACTTAG